From a single Lactococcus allomyrinae genomic region:
- the ptsP gene encoding phosphoenolpyruvate--protein phosphotransferase — protein sequence MTTMLKGIAASSGVAVAKAYLLVQPDLSFETKTITDTANEEARLDAALATSQSELQLIKDKAVESLGEEAAAVFDAHMMVLSDPDMTAQIKATINSKSVNAEAALKEVTDMFIAIFEGMEDNAYMQERAADIKDVTKRVLAHLLGVNLPNPALINEEVIIVAEDLTPSDTAQLDKRFVKAFVTNIGGRTSHSAIMARTLEIPAVLGTNNITELVSEGQLLAVSGLTGEVILDPTPEQQGEFHKAGEAYAAQKAEWAALKDAETITADGRHFELAANIGTPKDVEGVNDNGAEAIGLYRTEFLYMDAQDFPTEEDQYKAYKAVLEGMNGKPVVVRTMDIGGDKTLPYFDLPKEMNPFLGWRALRISLSTAGDGMFRTQLRALLRASVHGKLRIMFPMVALVTEFRAAKKIYDEEKAKLIAEGVPVADGIEVGIMIEIPAAAMLADQFAKEVDFFSIGTNDLIQYTMAADRMNEQVSYLYQPYNPSILRLINNVIKAAHAEGKWAGMCGEMAGDQTAVPLLMGMGLDEFSMSATSVLQTRSLMKRLDSKKMEELSNKALTECATLEEVVTLVEEYTK from the coding sequence ATGACAACTATGCTTAAAGGTATCGCTGCATCATCAGGTGTAGCAGTAGCTAAGGCATACTTGCTTGTCCAACCAGATTTGTCTTTTGAAACAAAGACAATCACTGATACAGCTAATGAAGAAGCTCGCCTTGATGCAGCACTTGCTACGTCGCAAAGCGAGCTTCAACTCATTAAGGACAAAGCAGTAGAAAGCCTTGGAGAAGAAGCCGCAGCCGTATTTGATGCACATATGATGGTTCTTTCAGACCCAGATATGACTGCCCAAATCAAAGCGACAATTAATTCTAAATCTGTAAATGCTGAAGCTGCCCTCAAAGAAGTGACAGATATGTTTATCGCAATCTTTGAAGGCATGGAAGACAATGCTTATATGCAAGAACGTGCAGCCGATATCAAGGATGTGACGAAACGCGTTTTAGCCCATCTTTTAGGAGTAAATCTGCCTAATCCAGCTTTGATTAATGAAGAAGTTATTATCGTTGCTGAAGACTTGACGCCATCAGACACAGCTCAACTTGATAAGAGATTCGTTAAAGCTTTTGTTACAAACATTGGTGGACGTACTTCTCACTCAGCCATCATGGCGCGTACACTTGAAATTCCAGCTGTTCTTGGTACAAATAATATTACTGAACTTGTATCTGAAGGTCAGTTATTGGCTGTTTCAGGCTTGACTGGTGAGGTTATTCTTGATCCAACTCCTGAACAACAAGGTGAATTCCACAAAGCTGGTGAAGCTTATGCGGCTCAAAAAGCTGAATGGGCAGCACTTAAAGATGCCGAAACTATAACAGCAGATGGACGTCATTTTGAACTTGCTGCAAATATTGGTACTCCAAAAGACGTTGAAGGTGTTAATGATAATGGTGCAGAAGCAATTGGACTTTATCGTACAGAATTCTTGTATATGGATGCACAAGATTTCCCAACAGAAGAAGACCAATATAAAGCATATAAGGCCGTGCTTGAAGGCATGAATGGTAAACCAGTCGTTGTCCGTACAATGGACATCGGTGGAGATAAAACTTTGCCTTACTTCGATCTTCCTAAAGAAATGAACCCATTCCTTGGATGGCGTGCACTTCGTATTAGTCTTTCAACAGCTGGTGACGGGATGTTCCGTACTCAACTTCGTGCTTTGCTTCGTGCTTCTGTTCATGGAAAACTTCGTATTATGTTCCCAATGGTTGCACTTGTGACTGAATTCCGTGCAGCTAAGAAAATTTATGATGAAGAAAAAGCTAAGTTGATTGCTGAAGGTGTTCCAGTTGCGGACGGCATTGAAGTAGGAATTATGATCGAAATTCCAGCAGCAGCAATGCTTGCAGATCAATTTGCAAAAGAAGTTGATTTCTTCTCGATTGGTACAAACGACCTCATCCAATACACAATGGCTGCAGACCGTATGAATGAACAAGTGTCATATCTTTACCAACCTTATAATCCATCTATCCTTCGTTTGATTAACAATGTTATCAAAGCGGCCCACGCTGAAGGCAAATGGGCTGGTATGTGTGGTGAGATGGCAGGTGACCAAACAGCGGTACCGCTTCTTATGGGTATGGGACTTGATGAATTTTCAATGTCAGCAACTTCTGTGCTTCAAACACGTTCATTGATGAAACGTTTGGACTCTAAGAAAATGGAAGAGTTGTCTAATAAAGCTTTGACAGAATGTGCAACTTTGGAAGAAGTTGTCACTCTTGTCGAAGAATATACAAAATAA
- a CDS encoding phosphocarrier protein HPr — protein MASKEFHIVAETGIHARPATLLVQTASKFTSEITLEYKGKSVNLKSIMGVMSLGVGQGADVTISAEGADADDAIATITETMTKEGLAE, from the coding sequence ATGGCATCTAAAGAATTCCACATCGTTGCAGAAACTGGTATCCACGCACGCCCAGCTACATTGCTCGTGCAAACAGCTTCAAAATTCACTTCAGAAATCACTTTGGAATACAAAGGTAAATCAGTAAACCTTAAATCAATCATGGGTGTTATGTCACTCGGTGTTGGTCAAGGTGCTGACGTTACTATCTCAGCTGAAGGTGCAGACGCTGACGATGCTATCGCAACAATCACTGAAACAATGACTAAAGAAGGACTTGCTGAATAA
- the secA gene encoding preprotein translocase subunit SecA, whose amino-acid sequence MPNIIRKFVENDKKELKKLNKMALKVESFADEMEHLTDEQLKAKTQEFKERVEKGEELDDLLYESFAVCREAARRVLGLYPFHVQIMGGIVLHNGDVPEMRTGEGKTLTATMPVYLNALSGKGVHVVTVNEYLATRDMTEMGELYSWLGLTVGLNLNSKSPEEKREAYNCDITYSTSAELGFDYLRDNMVTRAEDMVQKPLNYALVDEVDSILVDEARTPLIISGQAESSSALYYRADQFAKQLKGQNLNIATSDYEEGDDYKIDLQSKTISLTEEGIDKAEKFFVIDNLYDMENVALTHFVDNALRANYIMLHDIDYMVDENQEVLIIDQFTGRTMPGRRYSDGLHQAIEAKEAVPIQDESKTMASITIQNYFRMYKKLSGMTGTAKTEEEEFREIYNIQITPIPTNRPVKRMDHPDLLYPTLESKFKAVVDDIKRRHAEGQPILIGTVAVETSELISKKLVEAKIPHEVLNAKNHFREAQIIMNAGQQGAVTIATNMAGRGTDIKLGPGVIDHADPEFQGLAVIGTERHESRRIDNQLRGRSGRQGDPGVSQFYLSLEDDLMKRFGSERVSAFLDRMRISGEDAVIKSGLITRQIESSQKRVEGNNYDSRKQVLQYDDVIREQREVIYAQRYSVIMAKEDMSSELMGMFKRAIERQVDGHAIAGNLKDEETLMNLLQTVQNTMLPEDAIELSELTGLSAQAMKDLIFEKVKVRYASQMEKLSDADRQLEFQRAVILRVVDNNWSEHIDQLDQMRQSVGLRGYAQNNPIVEYQEESYKMFNDMIGAIEFEITRLMMKAQIQPQTAIRQEAPRAMTTASQGNITSVSTDNGENPFANVGRNDLCPCGSGKKFKNCHGRAHIA is encoded by the coding sequence TCGAAAATGACAAAAAAGAGCTAAAAAAACTTAATAAAATGGCGCTCAAGGTTGAATCATTTGCTGATGAAATGGAGCATTTGACTGATGAGCAATTAAAAGCTAAAACTCAAGAATTTAAAGAACGTGTCGAAAAAGGTGAGGAGCTGGACGATTTACTTTATGAATCATTTGCTGTTTGTCGTGAAGCGGCACGGCGTGTTCTCGGTCTTTATCCATTCCATGTGCAAATCATGGGTGGGATTGTCCTTCACAATGGTGACGTTCCTGAAATGCGTACAGGTGAAGGTAAAACTTTGACGGCTACTATGCCAGTTTATCTCAACGCTTTGTCTGGCAAGGGAGTTCACGTTGTTACAGTCAATGAATACTTAGCAACACGTGACATGACTGAGATGGGAGAGCTTTATAGTTGGCTTGGGCTTACTGTAGGATTGAACTTAAATTCAAAATCTCCAGAAGAAAAGCGTGAAGCATATAATTGTGACATCACTTACTCAACTTCTGCTGAACTTGGTTTTGATTACTTGCGTGACAATATGGTAACACGTGCGGAAGACATGGTTCAAAAACCGCTTAACTACGCCCTTGTCGATGAAGTTGACTCTATTTTGGTCGATGAAGCAAGGACGCCTTTGATTATTTCAGGTCAAGCGGAATCTTCATCTGCCCTTTATTATCGTGCAGACCAATTTGCAAAACAACTCAAAGGTCAAAACTTGAATATCGCTACTTCTGACTACGAAGAAGGAGATGATTACAAGATTGACTTACAATCTAAAACAATTTCTTTGACTGAAGAAGGGATTGATAAAGCCGAGAAATTCTTTGTGATTGATAATCTTTATGATATGGAAAATGTTGCACTTACTCACTTTGTGGATAATGCGCTTCGTGCAAACTATATCATGCTTCATGATATTGATTATATGGTGGATGAAAATCAAGAAGTCTTGATTATTGATCAATTTACAGGACGGACTATGCCGGGACGTCGCTATTCTGATGGGCTTCATCAAGCAATCGAAGCAAAAGAGGCTGTTCCTATTCAGGATGAGTCTAAGACGATGGCATCAATCACGATTCAGAACTACTTCCGTATGTATAAGAAGTTGTCTGGTATGACAGGGACAGCAAAAACGGAAGAAGAAGAATTCCGTGAAATTTATAACATTCAAATTACGCCAATTCCAACGAACCGACCGGTCAAGCGTATGGACCACCCAGACTTACTTTATCCAACTTTAGAGTCTAAATTTAAAGCTGTTGTAGATGATATTAAACGTCGTCATGCCGAAGGTCAGCCTATTTTGATTGGTACAGTTGCGGTTGAAACTTCTGAATTAATTTCTAAGAAATTGGTTGAGGCAAAAATTCCGCATGAAGTGTTGAATGCAAAAAACCATTTCCGTGAAGCACAAATTATCATGAACGCTGGGCAACAAGGGGCTGTAACCATTGCAACTAATATGGCTGGTCGGGGAACTGATATTAAGCTTGGTCCTGGTGTAATAGACCATGCAGACCCTGAATTTCAAGGTCTTGCAGTTATTGGTACGGAGCGTCATGAAAGTCGCCGTATTGATAATCAGTTGCGTGGACGTTCTGGTCGTCAAGGAGACCCTGGTGTTTCTCAGTTTTATCTTTCTCTTGAAGATGATTTGATGAAACGTTTTGGTTCTGAGCGTGTTTCGGCCTTCCTTGACCGCATGAGAATTTCTGGTGAAGATGCTGTGATTAAGTCCGGCTTGATTACTCGTCAAATCGAGAGTTCGCAAAAACGTGTCGAAGGAAATAACTATGACAGTCGTAAGCAAGTTTTGCAATATGATGATGTGATTCGTGAGCAACGTGAAGTGATTTATGCGCAACGGTACAGCGTTATCATGGCGAAAGAAGATATGTCATCGGAATTGATGGGTATGTTTAAACGTGCAATTGAGCGACAAGTAGATGGTCATGCGATTGCCGGTAACCTAAAAGACGAAGAAACCTTGATGAATCTTCTCCAAACCGTACAAAATACCATGTTGCCAGAGGATGCAATTGAGTTGTCAGAACTGACAGGTTTGTCAGCGCAAGCTATGAAAGATTTGATTTTTGAGAAAGTCAAAGTTCGTTATGCCTCACAAATGGAGAAATTATCGGATGCTGATCGTCAACTAGAGTTTCAACGTGCAGTTATCTTACGTGTTGTTGATAACAATTGGTCGGAACATATTGACCAACTTGACCAAATGCGTCAATCTGTTGGTTTGCGTGGCTATGCTCAAAATAATCCGATTGTTGAATATCAAGAAGAATCTTATAAGATGTTCAACGATATGATTGGTGCGATTGAGTTTGAGATTACTCGTTTGATGATGAAAGCTCAAATTCAACCACAAACGGCAATACGTCAAGAGGCACCTCGTGCAATGACAACAGCATCACAAGGAAATATTACTTCTGTCAGCACTGACAATGGTGAAAACCCATTTGCAAATGTGGGGCGTAATGACCTTTGCCCTTGCGGTTCTGGTAAGAAATTTAAAAATTGTCATGGACGTGCACATATTGCTTAA
- the argH gene encoding argininosuccinate lyase, producing MVEKLWGGRFEASLNKQTEEFGASIKFEQRLAPFDLQGSLAHVKMLGEMGIISADEAGKIADGLTEVEQKLMSGQIEFKIENEDIHMNMESYLHDEIGTIAGKLHTARSRNDQVATDMHLYLKSVLTEVLSVLTELRQTIVNLAVNHVDTIMPGYTHLQHAQPISFGQHLMAYYQMFTRDFERFEFNIKHTDMNPLGAAALAGTTFPIDRALTTQLLGFDKVYTNSMDAVSDRDFILEFLSNSSLLMMHLSRLCEEILLWCSFEFQFVTLSDAYSTGSSIMPQKKNPDMAELIRGKTGRVYGNLMGLLTVMKGLPLAYNKDLQEDKEGMFDSSDTILTALSVMTGMLSTMTVNDVNMESATQKDFSNATELADYLATKGIPFREAHEIVGKLVLDCTKKGIYLQGVSLQDYQKLSMLIEQDVYEVLKSRTAVARRTSLGGTAFDSVKSQIEQAKKELQI from the coding sequence ATGGTAGAAAAACTTTGGGGAGGACGTTTTGAAGCGTCTTTAAATAAACAAACTGAAGAATTTGGAGCATCAATTAAATTTGAACAAAGGCTTGCCCCTTTTGATTTACAAGGTTCACTCGCTCATGTGAAAATGTTGGGGGAAATGGGTATTATCTCTGCTGATGAAGCTGGAAAGATTGCAGATGGACTGACAGAAGTTGAGCAAAAGCTTATGAGTGGTCAAATCGAATTCAAAATTGAAAACGAAGATATCCATATGAACATGGAATCTTATCTTCATGATGAGATAGGCACCATAGCAGGAAAACTTCATACCGCTCGTTCCAGAAATGACCAAGTGGCAACAGATATGCATTTGTATCTGAAAAGTGTGCTGACAGAAGTTTTGTCAGTGCTGACAGAACTTCGTCAAACCATTGTCAATTTAGCTGTAAACCATGTTGACACTATCATGCCAGGTTATACCCATTTACAGCACGCACAACCTATTTCTTTTGGGCAGCATTTGATGGCTTATTATCAGATGTTTACACGTGATTTTGAACGCTTTGAGTTCAACATAAAACACACGGATATGAATCCTTTAGGAGCTGCAGCTCTTGCTGGAACAACTTTTCCAATTGATAGAGCACTGACAACTCAGTTGCTCGGTTTTGACAAAGTTTACACTAATTCAATGGATGCTGTCAGCGACCGTGATTTTATTTTAGAATTTCTGTCAAATTCGAGTTTACTGATGATGCACTTATCACGGCTTTGTGAAGAAATTTTACTTTGGTGTAGTTTTGAGTTTCAATTTGTTACTTTATCAGATGCCTATTCAACAGGGTCTTCGATTATGCCGCAAAAGAAAAATCCTGACATGGCTGAGCTTATACGTGGAAAAACAGGACGTGTTTATGGAAATCTGATGGGATTATTGACTGTCATGAAAGGCTTACCTCTTGCTTATAACAAAGATTTACAAGAAGACAAAGAGGGGATGTTTGACAGCTCAGATACTATCTTGACAGCTCTGTCGGTAATGACAGGAATGCTGTCAACAATGACTGTCAATGATGTAAACATGGAAAGTGCAACACAGAAAGATTTTTCAAATGCAACAGAACTTGCAGACTATTTAGCTACAAAGGGAATTCCATTTCGAGAAGCGCATGAAATTGTTGGTAAGTTGGTATTAGATTGCACTAAAAAAGGAATCTATCTTCAAGGTGTCAGTTTACAAGATTATCAGAAATTGTCAATGTTGATAGAACAAGATGTTTATGAAGTTCTGAAATCAAGAACAGCTGTTGCCAGAAGAACATCACTTGGTGGAACAGCTTTTGATTCAGTAAAATCACAAATTGAACAAGCAAAAAAAGAACTTCAAATTTGA
- a CDS encoding DMT family transporter, with the protein MTWLYLLLAGIFEVVWATTMKLSEGFSNIKFSVMTVLGMFASFIFLALALKKLPLGLAYPLWTGIGAVGTIIVGVLLFKDEIPALTWVFVGLLIIGILGIKMTSGH; encoded by the coding sequence ATGACATGGTTATACTTACTATTAGCAGGTATTTTTGAAGTAGTGTGGGCAACCACAATGAAATTAAGTGAAGGTTTTTCTAATATAAAGTTTTCTGTTATGACTGTACTAGGAATGTTTGCGAGTTTTATTTTTCTAGCCCTTGCGTTAAAGAAACTCCCTTTAGGATTAGCTTACCCTCTGTGGACAGGGATTGGTGCAGTAGGGACAATTATAGTTGGGGTTTTATTATTTAAAGATGAAATACCGGCACTTACATGGGTTTTTGTTGGATTGCTTATCATAGGTATTTTGGGAATCAAGATGACAAGTGGGCATTGA
- a CDS encoding YidC/Oxa1 family membrane protein insertase, translating into MKKKLTLVGITGAALLLLTACGTQAVTSSSSGLWDQVVYGFAQVIRFLSFGGLTGIGIILFTIIIRAALLPLMNVQIKSSQRMQEIQPEIKKIQAKYPSKDVESRRLMNEEIQKLYAENKVNPYMGCLPLLVQMPVLWALYQALSRVDFLKHGTFLWFDIGAKDPTFILPILAAIFTFLSSYLMMKSAPEKNAMTTSMTYIMPIFILIMGVNFAAGIALYWVISNAFQVFQTMLLANPYKIIAAREAKVKAEKDKVRAREKAMKKARKK; encoded by the coding sequence TTGAAAAAGAAACTTACTTTGGTCGGAATAACGGGAGCTGCTCTTTTGTTACTCACAGCCTGTGGGACACAAGCGGTAACAAGTAGCTCAAGCGGATTATGGGACCAAGTTGTATATGGCTTTGCACAAGTCATTCGTTTCTTGTCTTTTGGCGGATTGACCGGTATCGGCATTATTCTATTCACAATTATCATTCGAGCGGCCTTGCTCCCATTGATGAATGTCCAAATCAAATCTAGCCAGCGTATGCAAGAAATTCAGCCTGAAATTAAAAAAATTCAGGCTAAATATCCAAGCAAAGATGTGGAATCTCGTCGTTTGATGAACGAAGAAATTCAAAAACTTTATGCAGAAAATAAAGTTAATCCTTATATGGGATGTTTGCCCCTTTTGGTTCAAATGCCAGTGTTGTGGGCACTTTATCAAGCATTATCTCGTGTGGATTTCTTAAAACACGGTACTTTTCTTTGGTTTGATATTGGTGCAAAGGATCCAACATTTATCTTACCTATATTAGCGGCAATTTTTACTTTCTTAAGTTCTTATTTGATGATGAAATCTGCACCAGAAAAAAATGCAATGACAACATCAATGACTTATATTATGCCAATCTTTATCTTGATTATGGGTGTTAATTTTGCGGCAGGTATTGCACTTTACTGGGTAATTTCAAATGCTTTCCAAGTATTCCAAACAATGTTGCTTGCTAATCCGTATAAAATTATCGCGGCTCGTGAGGCAAAGGTAAAAGCCGAAAAAGATAAAGTAAGAGCTCGTGAAAAAGCAATGAAAAAGGCAAGAAAAAAATAA
- a CDS encoding argininosuccinate synthase has protein sequence MGNKKVVLAYSGGLDTSVAVKWLSDKGFDVIAACMDVGEGKDLNFIHDKALQVGAVESVVIDCKSEFAEIFVGAALKGNLMYENKYPLVSALSRPLIAEKLVEVAKGMGATAIAHGCTGKGNDQVRFEVAIHSLAPELEVIAPVREWHWAREEEIEYANQNGVPIPADLDNPYSIDMNLWGRAIEAGVLENPWNTCPEDAFFMTNSIEDAPNEAEFIEIEFKEGLPIALNDKNMPLHEIIKEVNIIAGKHGIGRIDHIENRLVGIKSREFYECPGAITLLKAHKDLEDLTFVRELSHFKSVIENELSNLIYNGLWFNPATKALIAYLDETQKVVNGVVKVKLYKGSATPIGRKSSNSLYDEKLATYTAADEFDQAAAVGFIKLWGLPTQVNAQVNTK, from the coding sequence ATGGGGAATAAAAAAGTTGTATTAGCCTACTCAGGTGGTTTGGATACAAGTGTTGCGGTAAAATGGCTGAGTGACAAAGGATTTGATGTTATTGCAGCTTGTATGGACGTTGGTGAGGGAAAAGATTTGAATTTTATCCACGATAAAGCACTCCAAGTTGGGGCTGTGGAATCTGTGGTTATAGATTGTAAGTCAGAATTTGCTGAAATTTTTGTTGGTGCAGCGCTTAAAGGAAATTTAATGTATGAAAATAAATATCCATTGGTTTCTGCCTTGAGTCGTCCTCTGATTGCTGAAAAATTGGTTGAAGTTGCAAAGGGAATGGGGGCAACAGCGATTGCACACGGTTGTACGGGTAAGGGGAATGACCAAGTTCGTTTTGAAGTGGCTATTCATTCATTAGCGCCCGAGCTTGAGGTGATTGCACCTGTCCGTGAATGGCACTGGGCGCGTGAAGAAGAAATAGAATATGCGAACCAAAACGGTGTACCTATTCCAGCTGATTTGGATAATCCTTATTCTATTGATATGAATTTATGGGGCCGTGCAATTGAGGCAGGTGTGCTTGAAAATCCTTGGAATACCTGTCCAGAAGATGCCTTTTTCATGACGAATTCTATTGAAGATGCACCAAATGAAGCAGAATTCATCGAGATTGAATTTAAAGAAGGACTTCCCATTGCGCTCAATGACAAAAATATGCCATTGCATGAAATTATAAAAGAAGTGAATATTATTGCAGGAAAACATGGGATTGGACGGATTGATCATATTGAAAACCGGTTGGTTGGGATTAAATCACGTGAATTTTATGAGTGTCCAGGTGCAATTACACTATTAAAAGCGCATAAAGATTTAGAAGATTTGACATTTGTTCGTGAATTATCACATTTTAAATCAGTTATTGAAAACGAGTTATCTAACTTGATTTATAATGGTTTATGGTTTAACCCAGCGACAAAAGCTTTGATTGCTTATCTTGATGAAACTCAGAAGGTAGTTAACGGCGTGGTAAAAGTTAAATTATATAAAGGCTCTGCAACACCTATTGGTCGTAAGTCCTCTAACTCGCTTTATGATGAAAAATTGGCGACTTACACTGCTGCTGATGAATTTGACCAAGCTGCTGCAGTTGGTTTCATCAAACTTTGGGGGCTGCCAACTCAAGTTAACGCTCAAGTCAATACAAAATGA
- a CDS encoding TetR/AcrR family transcriptional regulator, with protein MARIALTREKIVQATIELAGTIGLGNVSFPRLAEYFGIKAPSLYNHFKNMEEVRVATAVYLQRALNYELTHAMVGLNPLDALRAYAESYKKFAEQYESVYELVNVIHQTNNAELEFLAKENIRLVRRSLDNFNLTEDENFHISRMFRSTLHGFITLTQLGYFRNSGSISKEESFDYMVNQLLAPLALRKP; from the coding sequence ATGGCGAGAATAGCACTAACACGAGAAAAAATTGTTCAAGCAACGATTGAATTAGCTGGAACGATTGGCTTAGGAAATGTAAGTTTCCCACGTCTAGCAGAATATTTTGGAATTAAAGCTCCTTCACTTTATAATCATTTCAAGAATATGGAGGAAGTACGTGTTGCGACAGCAGTATATTTGCAAAGAGCTTTAAACTATGAATTGACTCATGCGATGGTTGGACTAAATCCCTTGGATGCTCTGCGTGCTTATGCAGAAAGTTATAAAAAATTTGCAGAGCAATATGAATCCGTTTATGAGTTAGTTAATGTCATTCACCAGACTAACAATGCTGAGCTGGAGTTTCTGGCGAAAGAAAATATTCGTCTTGTTCGACGTAGCCTTGATAATTTTAATTTAACAGAGGATGAAAATTTTCATATCAGTCGGATGTTCAGATCTACTTTGCACGGTTTTATTACATTGACTCAGCTTGGTTATTTTCGAAACTCTGGTTCAATCTCAAAAGAGGAATCATTTGATTATATGGTAAACCAGTTGTTGGCGCCTTTAGCTTTACGTAAGCCATAA
- a CDS encoding YbaB/EbfC family nucleoid-associated protein, producing the protein MMNMQSMMKQAQKLQKQMQASQEEITNTTFVGKSAQELVVAEFSGDKVLKTLNIKADVIDPEDPETLQDMVTDAVNDALSQIEKVTEQKLGKFTKGLPF; encoded by the coding sequence ATGATGAATATGCAATCCATGATGAAGCAAGCTCAAAAGTTACAAAAACAAATGCAAGCTTCTCAAGAAGAAATCACAAATACTACCTTCGTTGGTAAATCAGCTCAAGAACTTGTTGTTGCTGAATTCTCCGGCGATAAAGTACTGAAGACGCTCAATATTAAAGCAGATGTGATTGACCCTGAGGATCCTGAAACTTTGCAAGATATGGTAACTGACGCAGTCAATGATGCGCTCTCACAAATCGAAAAAGTAACTGAACAAAAACTCGGAAAATTTACTAAAGGATTGCCTTTTTAA
- a CDS encoding alpha/beta hydrolase, with protein MKKLTKKRIWQWLIGIFALLIIADIGATLYFYRVACVRNDSPISQVKTTSPNYALVKNFNMLPKTTVTIENDKLKLDAWYVPANKATDKTVIVVHGFRQDKTAMRQYGELFHQLGYNVLMPDNRGAGQSQGNFISFGFHDKYDVIAWANYLTNKNPQSDITLYGLSMGASTVMMASGEKTLPKTVKSIIEDCGYDNAWDEITYQGKVGYNVPAFPLVYSVSLESKIRQGWFFQEASATKSLAKDKLPILFIHGSKDTYVPTRMVYDNYKAVKSNVPKKLLIVKGAAHAKSFETNPTLYRSTISKFMNEYNPISTGQ; from the coding sequence ATGAAAAAATTGACAAAAAAACGGATATGGCAATGGTTAATCGGGATTTTCGCTCTACTTATCATCGCTGACATCGGAGCAACCTTATATTTCTACCGAGTAGCTTGTGTAAGAAACGACAGTCCTATCAGTCAGGTCAAAACGACAAGTCCCAACTATGCTCTAGTTAAAAACTTTAATATGTTACCCAAAACAACTGTGACGATTGAGAATGATAAACTAAAACTTGATGCTTGGTATGTACCTGCTAATAAAGCCACTGATAAAACAGTCATCGTCGTTCATGGATTTCGACAAGATAAGACAGCAATGCGTCAGTATGGTGAACTTTTCCATCAGTTAGGTTATAATGTCTTAATGCCTGATAATCGAGGAGCTGGACAATCTCAGGGAAACTTTATCAGCTTTGGATTTCACGATAAATATGATGTTATTGCATGGGCAAACTATCTGACAAATAAAAATCCTCAAAGCGATATAACCCTCTACGGTCTATCAATGGGCGCTTCTACTGTTATGATGGCCTCTGGTGAAAAAACACTACCTAAAACAGTCAAAAGTATCATTGAAGACTGTGGTTATGACAATGCTTGGGACGAGATTACTTATCAAGGAAAAGTTGGATACAATGTTCCAGCATTTCCACTTGTTTATAGTGTTTCACTCGAAAGTAAGATACGTCAAGGTTGGTTCTTCCAAGAGGCAAGCGCTACAAAATCTCTAGCTAAAGACAAACTTCCTATCTTATTTATTCATGGAAGTAAAGACACCTATGTTCCTACTCGCATGGTTTATGATAATTATAAAGCAGTCAAAAGTAATGTTCCTAAAAAATTACTTATTGTAAAAGGAGCAGCTCACGCAAAATCTTTTGAAACAAATCCAACTTTATATCGCTCTACTATCTCTAAATTTATGAATGAATACAATCCTATCAGTACTGGCCAATAA
- the rnpA gene encoding ribonuclease P protein component: protein MAIKKTYRVKRSKDFDQIFSAKHSFANKRFVIYKLDASQPHFRVGFSVSKKLGHAVQRNRVKRLLRHAIAEFAPFLTDEDFVVIARSGVENLSFDEVKKNLKHVLKLSKIYVDGEND, encoded by the coding sequence TTGGCTATTAAAAAAACATATCGCGTGAAACGCTCAAAAGATTTTGACCAGATTTTTTCAGCGAAACATAGCTTTGCCAATAAAAGATTCGTTATTTACAAACTAGATGCTAGTCAACCTCACTTTCGTGTGGGGTTTTCAGTAAGTAAAAAATTAGGGCATGCCGTTCAGCGTAATCGTGTTAAACGTCTGCTACGTCATGCTATTGCTGAATTTGCACCTTTTCTAACAGATGAAGATTTTGTAGTCATTGCAAGAAGTGGTGTTGAAAATCTTAGCTTTGATGAGGTAAAGAAGAATCTAAAACACGTCCTGAAGTTATCAAAAATCTATGTAGATGGAGAAAACGATTGA